The sequence below is a genomic window from Draconibacterium halophilum.
ATTCCCCCTTCCTTTGCTGATATTTGACAATAGGTTCGACTCTGGATCAGGAAAGTTTAGGTTCGAGCTCCATAAGGACAAATACAAAATTATGATTTATGAGATTTTTATTTTTTGTTTTTTGTGTGCCAGCCTTCACAACAGGTTATAAATTCAGTTTGGTCTACTTTTAAATCATCCCTTTTAATGATTTCCCTTACAGTTTACTGTAGCTACATACGATAATCCGGCTCTAATCATCTGATCTCTAATAAAAATTGTTATATTATAAGGATATTGACAAGAAACCCCATTTATCAATTTTTTTTGGAAATTAAAACAAAAATGCCGCTTTATGAGAATTACAATCGCCTATAATCTTCGAACCGATACAACCGAAGCCACAGCCGAACTTCTCTCAGAAGAGGATATTAACCGGATATCGAGTGCAATCACCAGTCTGCAGCATACGGTTACTGTTATTGAAGTTTCGGGCAAACCCAATGCTGTTTTGGAACGTTTGATAGAAAGTGAACCCGATCTCATTTTTAACCTTGCCGAGGGAACAATTGGTAGTTCGCGTGAAGCATTTTATCCCGGGCTGTATGAACAAATGGGAATCCCGTTTACCGGCGGGAATGCATCGCTGTTGCACCTCAACCTCGATAAACATCTTGCAAAAACAGTTTTGGCCTCGCGGGGAGTGAAAGTTCCACAGGGTGTTTTAATTACAGACAAAGAGCGGATTCTTCCTGATAATTTAAATTATCCGTTAATTATCAAGCCCAATTCTGAAGGTTCAAGCAAAGGAATTTCGCAGGACTCGGTAGTTGAAACACCAGAACAGGCCTTAGACAGAATCAATAAACTTCTGAGCCACTACCCTGCCGGATTGGTTGTAGAAGAATTTATCGGAGGTCGCGAACTCAGTGTCCCTTTTATTGAAAGTTTCCCTGGCAAGCTGCTCGATATTGTTGAGCATACTTTTGACCTGGGAAAAGTTGGCGGCAAATACAACATTTACGATTACGATATGAAACAAGGTGGCGAGGCAGCTAAAGCGGTTAGTGTTATTTGTCCGGCACGAATAAGCAGTAACGAGGAAAAAGCTGTGATTAAACTGGCCCGCGACGTATTCGATATTATGTCATGTCCCGATGTTGGACGTGTGGATATCCGGCTGCACACAAACGGGCAACCCTATTTTATTGAGCTGAATCCACTACCCAGTTTGCACCCTGCGGCTTCGTTAATGACAGCTGCAAAATCACGGGGACTTGAATTTCGTGATGTGATGCGTTTAATTATCCGGTCGGCTGCCCGTCGTTACGAAATTCCTGTCCGTTCAGCAAAACAACTCAAAAAAGAAGAATATATTTCTGAACTTCCACGACCAACTGCCCGCGAGCTGGGGATCACAATTGGCAGAATGCCTCCGGGAGTTCAAAATGCCATAACCGATGTAAAAGGAGTTCGCGTGGGGCATTTGTCGCGTATTGAAGACAATGTTCAAATTCCCGGAGAAATTGAAACGAGTAGCATACGAACTGGCGTTACGGCTATTCTGCCAGCCGGACAAACTTATGCAAACAGACTGGCTGCAGGAGGTTTTATTCTGAATGGAGTGGGCGAAATGGCCGGACTTACCCAGGTAATTGAAACCGGCTGGCTCGAAAGCCCGATTCTGCTCACCAATTCCCATTCTGTTGGCCGGGTGCACGCCGGGGTTATCAGTCAAATGCTAAAAAAATACCCACAACTCGGAACCAAAACAGATGTTGTGCTTCCGGTTGTTGGCGAGGCCGACGACTCTTTTCTGAATGATGTAAGGATTGGCAACTGTTCTTCGCGGGATGTTGTTAAGGCGATTGAATCAGCCTCATCGGGAGCTGTAACACAGGGGTCGGTGGGTGCCGGAACGGGTATGACGACATTCGATTTTGCAGGAGGCGTAGGAACTTCTTCTCGTATTCTGAATTTGAATGAAAAAGAACCATTCACAGTGGGCGTACTTGTTTTATCCAACTTCGGAAAAATGAGAAACCTGACCATTGATGGCGGTGTGATCGGCCGCCAGCTAGATAAAGAATATCCAACGGAAGGCCGTCGGGAGGTTTCGGAAGGATCAATTATTGTTGTTGTGGCTACCGACATTCCGCTTATCAGCAGCCAGCTGAACAGAGTTGCCAAACGCGCCGCCCTGGGTGTTGGACGCACCGGATCTTATGCTGCTGCAACCAGCGGCGAAATTATTATTGCTTTTAGCACCGGAAACCGGAAACCCCGGCAATCATCATCCAATAGCAAATTCATCACCCTGAAAAGTATTTCGGATGCTCATATAAATTCGGTTTATGAAGCAACAATAGAGGCTACCGAAGAAGCAATTATCAATTCAATATTTTGTTCGAACGGAATGAGTGGGCGTGAGCAAAGATGGTGTCCGCCGTTTCCGCACGCACGTGTTATCGAAATCTTAAATAAAGGAAACTAATCATGCTGGTAATTGAAAAATATAACGACAGTCTTCACAACCCCTACTGGAAATATCAACTCGGGCCGGAAGCCTATGAAGTAAAAGACACGCCTCACCGCGTTGAAGTCATAAAAATAGCACTTCGTAACGATGAAAGGTTTCATTTTGTTACTGCCAAAACCTTTCCTGAAAGAATAATTTCGCAGATACATCCTTACCATGATTATATTTTGAAAACAGCCCAATCGTTAAAAGAGGAAGAAGAATTTTACCCGGATCTTTTCCCGGGAGAAGGTGCACATCTTCTAAAAAAAGTAGATGCTCCGCTTTGGGGCGGTTTATGGTGTACCGATGCAGTTACTCCAATTAAAAAGAAAACGTATGAAGTTGCCCGTGCCTCAGTAGAAACAGCTTTAACAGGTGCTGAACTGATTCGCAACGGAAAAGAAAAAACAGTGTATGCACTATGTCGTCCGTCCGGACATCATGCCGGCCCCCGGGTTTTTGGAGGCTATTGTTATTTCAATAATGCGGCCACAGCCGCTGAGTTTTTACTTCAAAAAGGAAAAGTGGCGATTGTTGATATCGATTATCATCATGGAAACGGCACTCAAGAATTTTTCGACGAGATAAAATCAGTTTTCACATTTTCAATTCACGGAAATCCGGAATTTGAATATCCTTATTTCTGGGGATATTCAGAAGAAAAAGGGAAAGGTCAGGCGGTTGGCACTAACCATAATGAACCCTTGCCGGCTGGAACACAATTAAAAGAATATAGCGAAGCCGTAGCAAGAATATTGAAAAAGATACAAGCATTCAATCCATCCTACCTGATCATTTCGGCCGGGTTTGATACACACGAAGCTGATCCCATCGGAAGTTTTAAATTACGCACGGAAGATTATCTGTCAATCGGGAAACAATTCAAGTCGCTTGATATACCTACATTGGTTTGTCAGGAAGGAGGATATAACACAAACGTGCTTGGCGAGTGTGCAAAAAACTTTCTTTTGGGGATAATGTAAACCGGTACAAGTCCTTCTCAACGTCAGCAAGGTTTTCATCGCACTAAAATTAATTGATTTTTAAGGTGTTAGATGGAACTCATCCTGATAATTCGGAAACTCGTTTCAAAAATTTGGACAAAAAAAAAGAGGTCGAAAATGACCTCTTGTCTACTCTGGCTCCCCTAACAGTTGAAAGTTGCAACCTAATTCATGAAAGTTTGGTGTGAATAATTTATTTCACAAATTTATAACCAACCCCCGAACACTAATAATATGATTTGGTTCCGAAGGATTTGCTTCTAGTTTTTTTCGTAAATCAAGAATAAAATTATCGACGGTACGTGTTGTGGGCATAGCGTCATAACCCCAAACATTATTTAAAAGATCGTGCCGATGGATTGCTTCTCCTTCGTGCTCGACCATGTATTTCAGAATTTGGAATTCTTTGCTAGACAAGCTCACTTCTGTTTTACCAACAAATGCCTGAAATTTCTTAAAATCAAGATGTACATTTCCAAAGTTGGCCTCGTTGAATGATTTTGTTGTATTTGTTCTGCGCAACACCGCTCTAACCCGTGCAAGTAATTCTGGTATACTAAAAGGTTTGGTAATGTAGTCATCAGCGCCAATGTCAAGTCCTGAAACCTTGTCCATCTCTGAGCCCCGGGCAGTAATCATTATCACAGGTAAATCCGGGTTCTCTTTTTTCAACCTTTTACAAATTTCGTATCCATTTATTCCAGGCAACATAATATCCAGCAATAACAAGTCGGGATTTCTTTCAAGTGCACATTGCAAACCATTTTTACCGTTAGTTTCAGAAAAAACGGTGTAGCCTTCATATTCCAGGTTGTCCTTTAGTCCCCTCAGTATGCTTATGTCATCTTCTATAATTAGAATTGTTTCCACTCTGATAGATTTACTGGTTTAAATTTATAGAAAATTTGGTTCCCTTCCCTAATTTACTGCTTACACATATTTTCCCGTTATGAGCTTCAATAATCTCTTTTACTACGGTTAATCCGAGTCCTGTGCCACTAATGTTCTCCTTTTGGTCAACCCGGTAAAATTTTTCAAATATTTGGGAAAGTTTATCTTCAGCAATGCCAATGCCTTCATCTTCAATCTCAATTACATTTACTTTGGTATTTTTATATAATCTGACTGAAATTTTTTTCGAATCGGTCGAGTATTTAATGGCATTGCTTATCAGATTGCTTAGTGCCTGTTTCATCTTTTCTTTGTCAATTTCAGCAACAATACTATTATCCAATTCAGTGCTAACATCAAAATTTTCATTCTCTAACCAATAATCCAATTCACTAACAGTTGCTCTAATGCATTCTGATAAATTGGATTTTACAAACTGATAATTGGATTTGCCTTTTTCCATTTTCGAAAATTCAAGAATATTATTTATCATCCTTTTCAGGCGTTCGCTTTCATTTAAAATGATTGAAAAATATTCCTTTTGTACGTTAGAAGATTTAATACGACCTAAGGAAAGCGATTCGGTATACATATAAATCGAGGTGAGCGGTGTTTTTAATTCGTGTGTTACATTCGAAATAAAATCGGAACGTAAACCTGCCAGGCGTTTTTCTCTTGAAATATCGCGTAATATTAGAACAACTCCAAGCAACATGGCAAGCATAAGTAATGCCGCTGCAATCCCATAAATCCAGCTGCGTCGTTTAATTAAATCTTTTATCAGGTTTTCATCATTGAGCTTTACTTGTATCATCTGTCCAGGGAAATACGGACTCAATTGTGAAGAATAAATAAGATTTTGAGTGCCTGTATTAGAGTTATACCCGTTTTGAATTTCCAAATTATAATCAAATTCAAGATTGGCTTGCAGGTTTGTATTTAAGATAGACTCAAATAATTGCGTTCCATTAATTAAAAAGCCAACCTTTCTATTCAGGTTGGTATTTACCAGAAGTAATTTTTGATGGTTGCCGGCAAAAGAATTAATGACTTCAAAATCATTGTTGACATTGGATAGATTCTCCCTGCCCTCTCTAATAAATCCAGAAATATCGGTTTCATATTCATTTAAAAATTGAAGTTGTTGTTTAATATTTTCCAGGTTCTTTTGAAAGTCTAAAATCTTTGTCTCCGCATTAAATGTGTATTTCTGTAACCAGTTGCTCATCAGTTGCAGAAAATCTTCCGTATTGTGATTTAAGGGAATCTCTCCGGATGCCATCTTATCCACACAAAAATCAACCGGAATTAAAATGTCATCACAATTATTTGGATTGCTGGTTTTTATAAGTTGCGGAACGGCATAATAAACATAAGGGAATCCACTTTCTCCAACCTCCCTGTAATAGCTCGAAATAATCTGATTGTAATATCGAATAGCATTCTCATATTCTTTTAGTTTTACAGAAATCCTGCCCAATGCATTTATTGCTTTTACCGAATCGTTACTTGCGCTTGAATATCTTAAACAAGACAAATAGTTTCTTTTTGCCTTTTTAAAATCGGACTTTGAAAACTCAGCCTTTTCGCCCTCAGTAAAAGACGATTTAAAGCTTGCAGAAAATTTAGGAGTTTTAAGTTTTTCAGGAACTCCAATAAAATACGGGTATAAAAAATCTCCCTTTTCATCAAGAATAAAAGCTTGAGTAACAAACTCAAATTCCCTACTTCCTGTTAATAATGAATCCTTAAGCAACTCAAATGGAGAAATCTCGCCTTTAAAACCACGTATTACTTTATCGATTTGTTCCTGCAACCCATTAATAAACTTCGATGTAAGTTCCTGCTGTTCTTCAAGAACTTGTTTCTCCGTTATTTTTTTTAGGTTCGAAATATTGTTGATACTAAACCAGGTTAATATACTTCCCGAAAGTACAACGGCAAGGATAAAAACAAGAGTTAACCTTGAAACCGGTTTAGTTTTTTTATTCATTCTGATTTATAAGTTTTTCTTTGACTTCATCAAAATCGGCTTCCCAAAGCGTACCTTCGGGACGTACTTTTTCTTGTTCATAAGTAAGGTATGATAACCATTTTCCATCTGGTGACCATCTTAAACCATATTTATAATCATCAAGAACATCAAAAGCTAATCGTGTTTGTGATTTTTTTTCAAGAGAATAAATATAAATAGAAGTATCATCTTTTTTACTTCCTATAAATGCAATAGATTTTCCATCTGGGCTGTATTGTGGAGAAGAAGTATCAGTAAGACCTAAATCTTTTATATTAACAATATTTTTAAGAATTTTTGCATTGCTAATATTTAATAATTGTATTTTATTTTGGCTAAGAATGGCGGCTCGTTTACTATCATGAGACCAATTCCATGTTGTAAAATCTTTGTGTAAAATTTTTGGAGATCCTCCATCTGCAGGTATTATATACAACTCTCTTTTAGAACCTCTTGGTATTATATATCCAATCAGATTTCCATCAGGAGTCCAGCTAACCCAACGCTCTTTTTCAGGAGTATTTGTAAGTTGTTTTGGCTTACCTCCATCAAGAGGAACATTCCAAATATCACCTTTGTGAATTAAAGCAATTTTACTACCATCTTTCGACCAATTAAATGTTACATTATAAGCTCCACCAGTCCATTCGCTAAAAACTAAACGAGCTTTTCCTTGAGTTCTGTATTCCTTAATAGAAAAAGGAACTACATAAATATCCTTGGAACCATCATCTCTATTAACAGAAAATGCAAGTTGTGTGAAGTCTGGTGAGAATGTAAACGGAAATGGTTTACCTTCAATATCTACATCAATTTTTATTGCCACATAATTTCCTCCAGTAAGAGGAACAATTCTAAATTGCATATCTCCATTTTCGTCATCACCTTGTGTCAGAATATAATTACCATCATTTGACCACCATGAATCATATACGGGACTATTTAATGCAGGTTTAAAAGAAGGTCCTCCTAAAACAGAGACTACTTTCAATCCCCAATTATCAAAGAATGAAGAACGATATAAAAGAATTTTCTTCCCGGTTGCTGAAAAACCAATTAACTTACCTACATGCTTAGGTATATCAAATTTCAGGTTTTTATTTAGGCCCATGGAAAAAAGGTGATGGTTTTCCCAATTTGAATGAAACAACCATTTACTATCCGGAGCCCATATAGGATAACCACCATTTGCTAAAACCATCCTTTTTTCATCGCCATTGGTTGGTGCCAGCCAAATTTCATTATCTTTTCGAAAAGCAATACCACTACCATCCGGTGCCCATGCAGGGCTGTGTTCAACTCCCAACTGATTTGTAACCGAATCCAATTTCCCATCATCTACAGAAAGAGTCCATATATCCGATGCCACTATATCGTCTCTTCGTACAAAAGCAATTTTTTCTCCATCAGGCGACCAACTTGCAACATGCTGATAAGTATAACTTCCTTCAAGTAGTTTTTTGGGTTTTCCATTGACTTTGCCTGTTAGTGGTGATACGGGAACTACCCAGATAGCACTATCAGCATAAAAGCATGCTTTGTTCATCATCGGAGAATAAACTGCTCTTAATGCATCCATGTTAACCAAATCAAATGGTTCACTACCGTCCAAAGGCACAACCTTGTTTTCCAGAACAACAAATCTAGCATCCGGAGAAAGGTTGAATCCCCCTGTGTGTTTTATTAAATCATTCTTACCAGCAAAAGTTTTTATTCTTTTGTAAGTGATGCCAGTTATCGGATCAACAATGGTACTTTTATCTCCAGTAATTTCTGGCACAACCACTTGTTTGTTATTTTCCATAACATGTTCAACCTGTTCTATCATCAGTTCTGTTACCGGAACAATGTTACTTTTGAGATTTTCCTTTATTAGCTTTTTAAAGGTTGACAAAGCTTTATCGTATTTACCCAATTTAAACCACGATTGTCCAATGTAATATTGGGCGTTTTGTGCGAAAAGAGAATTTGGAGCAATCTTTATTGCCGACTCATATTGTTTAATCGCATTATCATATTCCCACTGATCGAAAAATTTATTACCTTCCTTCACACATTTTTCAGCTTGTTTTTGAAGAATGGCAGCTTCTTTTTCATTGTTTTGTGCCAGCTTTTCAAGTGGCAAAAAATCCTCCAAAAACCAAAATTCTGCCTGTCCTCCTTTAAATCCACCAAATACAAATCGTTTTCCATCAGGCGACCAGTCGAGGTGATAGATATTAACATCGATAAGGCCTGTATTTATATCTTCAATACTTCCATCATCTACATGCATAATTTTAATAACCTTTCCCTCTGCATCATTAAAGGCTATACGTTTACTGTCGGGAGACCATGCCATTTCATTGTTTACAGTTCCTGCTTGCACATCACTAATTATTCGCGATTCTTTTTTCTCGAAATCATAAATATTTAAATTTTTTGTGTGTGGTTGGTTGATTTCTTTTGTTAAATAAGCAAGCCTTTTTCCATCAGGCGACCAAATCAGTGAATTAACATATTTACCTGAAATAGATACTAAAAGTTCCGGTTCTCCTCCCGAGGAACTGATACTGTATATTTTTGGAGTACCACCAAAAATATCATTCTTTCCTTTTACCAGTTGAAACCTGACAAATGCTATTTTT
It includes:
- a CDS encoding P1 family peptidase, translated to MRITIAYNLRTDTTEATAELLSEEDINRISSAITSLQHTVTVIEVSGKPNAVLERLIESEPDLIFNLAEGTIGSSREAFYPGLYEQMGIPFTGGNASLLHLNLDKHLAKTVLASRGVKVPQGVLITDKERILPDNLNYPLIIKPNSEGSSKGISQDSVVETPEQALDRINKLLSHYPAGLVVEEFIGGRELSVPFIESFPGKLLDIVEHTFDLGKVGGKYNIYDYDMKQGGEAAKAVSVICPARISSNEEKAVIKLARDVFDIMSCPDVGRVDIRLHTNGQPYFIELNPLPSLHPAASLMTAAKSRGLEFRDVMRLIIRSAARRYEIPVRSAKQLKKEEYISELPRPTARELGITIGRMPPGVQNAITDVKGVRVGHLSRIEDNVQIPGEIETSSIRTGVTAILPAGQTYANRLAAGGFILNGVGEMAGLTQVIETGWLESPILLTNSHSVGRVHAGVISQMLKKYPQLGTKTDVVLPVVGEADDSFLNDVRIGNCSSRDVVKAIESASSGAVTQGSVGAGTGMTTFDFAGGVGTSSRILNLNEKEPFTVGVLVLSNFGKMRNLTIDGGVIGRQLDKEYPTEGRREVSEGSIIVVVATDIPLISSQLNRVAKRAALGVGRTGSYAAATSGEIIIAFSTGNRKPRQSSSNSKFITLKSISDAHINSVYEATIEATEEAIINSIFCSNGMSGREQRWCPPFPHARVIEILNKGN
- a CDS encoding histone deacetylase family protein; this translates as MLVIEKYNDSLHNPYWKYQLGPEAYEVKDTPHRVEVIKIALRNDERFHFVTAKTFPERIISQIHPYHDYILKTAQSLKEEEEFYPDLFPGEGAHLLKKVDAPLWGGLWCTDAVTPIKKKTYEVARASVETALTGAELIRNGKEKTVYALCRPSGHHAGPRVFGGYCYFNNAATAAEFLLQKGKVAIVDIDYHHGNGTQEFFDEIKSVFTFSIHGNPEFEYPYFWGYSEEKGKGQAVGTNHNEPLPAGTQLKEYSEAVARILKKIQAFNPSYLIISAGFDTHEADPIGSFKLRTEDYLSIGKQFKSLDIPTLVCQEGGYNTNVLGECAKNFLLGIM
- a CDS encoding response regulator transcription factor yields the protein METILIIEDDISILRGLKDNLEYEGYTVFSETNGKNGLQCALERNPDLLLLDIMLPGINGYEICKRLKKENPDLPVIMITARGSEMDKVSGLDIGADDYITKPFSIPELLARVRAVLRRTNTTKSFNEANFGNVHLDFKKFQAFVGKTEVSLSSKEFQILKYMVEHEGEAIHRHDLLNNVWGYDAMPTTRTVDNFILDLRKKLEANPSEPNHIISVRGLVINL
- a CDS encoding sensor histidine kinase → MNKKTKPVSRLTLVFILAVVLSGSILTWFSINNISNLKKITEKQVLEEQQELTSKFINGLQEQIDKVIRGFKGEISPFELLKDSLLTGSREFEFVTQAFILDEKGDFLYPYFIGVPEKLKTPKFSASFKSSFTEGEKAEFSKSDFKKAKRNYLSCLRYSSASNDSVKAINALGRISVKLKEYENAIRYYNQIISSYYREVGESGFPYVYYAVPQLIKTSNPNNCDDILIPVDFCVDKMASGEIPLNHNTEDFLQLMSNWLQKYTFNAETKILDFQKNLENIKQQLQFLNEYETDISGFIREGRENLSNVNNDFEVINSFAGNHQKLLLVNTNLNRKVGFLINGTQLFESILNTNLQANLEFDYNLEIQNGYNSNTGTQNLIYSSQLSPYFPGQMIQVKLNDENLIKDLIKRRSWIYGIAAALLMLAMLLGVVLILRDISREKRLAGLRSDFISNVTHELKTPLTSIYMYTESLSLGRIKSSNVQKEYFSIILNESERLKRMINNILEFSKMEKGKSNYQFVKSNLSECIRATVSELDYWLENENFDVSTELDNSIVAEIDKEKMKQALSNLISNAIKYSTDSKKISVRLYKNTKVNVIEIEDEGIGIAEDKLSQIFEKFYRVDQKENISGTGLGLTVVKEIIEAHNGKICVSSKLGKGTKFSINLNQ
- a CDS encoding tetratricopeptide repeat protein: MKPIITILIIMSFVFGSQCNVFSQNPEQTYQKALVKEEGVGELLDAINLYKQVADNSEAGNSLRAKALLHVGLCYEKLGNQEALKAYQQLVNNFPSEKQEVAIARERLNKLIKVEKVAIETPPHPKFTKIKIPTKLSWSVKLSPDGKKLAHVSDKKIWITPISGNLGPNIPGTPVQVNTNGIEVEWSGLDWSRDGKWIAFNDYPKHNENGEYVKNQSIFMVPSVGGTPKKIIENYRDVRVVNYRISLSPDANKIAFSAIEENKQHIFSLDIGANSPEQLADMEAREPAFSPDGRYIAYVKDKNKGIGTGDLGLWVVSAKGGTPHKLADAGKASSPVWSPDGRMIAFLDYSLGKQILIVPFSETDNNSNKIVRIEAPIGTEEVRLLAGWTPDSKIGALIASRLEFGLYTLPSKGGQAAKVLHDNQAMQPRWSADGSQIYYVDKPKEGERRDYRRFLASIPSEGGKGKPLQANIEGKSIKQFAFQSGNRVSPDGKWIVTSTWIPKKDTNSVNVHWPTSKIWKVSIAGEDAIQITNTPGNFADMSPCWSSNGKKIAFVRFQLVKGKNDIFGGTPKIYSISSSGGEPELLVSISGKYVNSLIWSPDGKRLAYLTKEINQPHTKNLNIYDFEKKESRIISDVQAGTVNNEMAWSPDSKRIAFNDAEGKVIKIMHVDDGSIEDINTGLIDVNIYHLDWSPDGKRFVFGGFKGGQAEFWFLEDFLPLEKLAQNNEKEAAILQKQAEKCVKEGNKFFDQWEYDNAIKQYESAIKIAPNSLFAQNAQYYIGQSWFKLGKYDKALSTFKKLIKENLKSNIVPVTELMIEQVEHVMENNKQVVVPEITGDKSTIVDPITGITYKRIKTFAGKNDLIKHTGGFNLSPDARFVVLENKVVPLDGSEPFDLVNMDALRAVYSPMMNKACFYADSAIWVVPVSPLTGKVNGKPKKLLEGSYTYQHVASWSPDGEKIAFVRRDDIVASDIWTLSVDDGKLDSVTNQLGVEHSPAWAPDGSGIAFRKDNEIWLAPTNGDEKRMVLANGGYPIWAPDSKWLFHSNWENHHLFSMGLNKNLKFDIPKHVGKLIGFSATGKKILLYRSSFFDNWGLKVVSVLGGPSFKPALNSPVYDSWWSNDGNYILTQGDDENGDMQFRIVPLTGGNYVAIKIDVDIEGKPFPFTFSPDFTQLAFSVNRDDGSKDIYVVPFSIKEYRTQGKARLVFSEWTGGAYNVTFNWSKDGSKIALIHKGDIWNVPLDGGKPKQLTNTPEKERWVSWTPDGNLIGYIIPRGSKRELYIIPADGGSPKILHKDFTTWNWSHDSKRAAILSQNKIQLLNISNAKILKNIVNIKDLGLTDTSSPQYSPDGKSIAFIGSKKDDTSIYIYSLEKKSQTRLAFDVLDDYKYGLRWSPDGKWLSYLTYEQEKVRPEGTLWEADFDEVKEKLINQNE